The Paramisgurnus dabryanus chromosome 3, PD_genome_1.1, whole genome shotgun sequence genome includes a window with the following:
- the LOC135745343 gene encoding salivary gland specific protein SAGSIN1, protein MAGLWRFVLRVSGSYGVFSEGLSRTLLIFFNLAWRLRLRFPYLYVIASMMFNVRLQVHIEIH, encoded by the coding sequence ATGGCGGGACTGTGGCGGTTCGTGCTGCGCGTGTCGGGCTCGTACGGTGTATTTTCGGAAGGTCTCAGCAGGACTCTTCTCATCTTCTTTAATCTCGCGTGGAGACTCAGACTCAGATTCCCATATCTGTACGTCATCGCCTCCATGATGTTTAACGTGCGATTacag